From the Fusobacterium ulcerans ATCC 49185 genome, the window TGTATAAAGATTTTTCACAACATCTCCATGCAATAGTAGCACCTGCACTAAAACCTAAAAGAAATATTTTATTGTACTGTTTCTTTAAATTATTGGCTAGACTATTTATTTCTGTATATTTATCAAAACCAATATTTTGAATAAAATAATTATATGCTTCATCAGCTTCTTCATATGAAAATGGAGTATGCTCAAGAAGATTTGGGCAAAAAATATCAAATCCCATTTTTTGATATTTTTGGCATTGTTTTTTTATAAAATCATTAACTCCATATATTTCATGAAGCAATATGATTGCCTGTTTCTTTATTTTTTTATTTCTTTTCAAGTAGCCACCTCATAAAATATGAATTTTTATTATGATGTTCTTTCACATTTCTTCCTAAAATTATACTATATTAATTTTTATTTGTCTATTTTCCCTCAGCTCTATTTTTATTAAAATAGTTCTTAATAAAGGAAAAAAATTAAGAATAAGAATGATTTAATAATATATTTGAATAGTTTTTTATAAGGTGGATACCAATATTTTTGTAAGAAATAAAGACAAAACAAAAATAAATAAAACATTTAATTTGTAAAAATATTGACATTTAAATAAATTATTGGTATAATTCAAATGTCTAGACATTTGAACAATTGAATATCTGTATATGGTTTTAATATTCTTGACAAGTATTGCTACACTTTATACAATGTAGAAGAGTTTTAAAATTTGGATAGGGTGTGGTTTGTATGAAAAAATTAAAAAGTGATAGTCCAATCCCTCTTT encodes:
- a CDS encoding dienelactone hydrolase family protein; its protein translation is MKRNKKIKKQAIILLHEIYGVNDFIKKQCQKYQKMGFDIFCPNLLEHTPFSYEEADEAYNYFIQNIGFDKYTEINSLANNLKKQYNKIFLLGFSAGATIAWRCCEKSLYSGIIACYGSRIRDYTDLNPVCPTLLLFAKEDSFDVSATVNELQYKKNLSITVFEASHGFIDPYSKYYNDYQRKKVESVITQFINQCIK